A stretch of the Candidatus Saccharimonadales bacterium genome encodes the following:
- a CDS encoding D-alanyl-D-alanine carboxypeptidase family protein codes for MVKTLAIANTLFNDEDKELVDSLLRKIAVARTRNDRMSVVSRREITSILNSAEISQIEKVYSLDPFQFGFKGPKQEIEPVPGKLVRIPPMPYHSKGIGLLTAPQYIPDHTYTVYMRMAKAIYEQLGRTLLIESCYRSNDFQAITFLRILKINNFNIQQTIQRAAIPGYSEHTTPSRLALDLQNVDGFPTDETPQDFQDTLEYKWLGENAELFDFYMSYPKDNPYGLMFEPWHWRRIPS; via the coding sequence GTGGTTAAAACCTTAGCAATTGCCAATACGTTATTCAATGATGAAGATAAAGAACTAGTAGATTCACTTTTACGAAAAATCGCTGTCGCAAGGACTCGAAATGATCGTATGTCGGTAGTCTCGCGGCGAGAGATAACAAGTATACTCAACTCCGCAGAGATATCTCAGATAGAGAAAGTTTATTCCCTTGATCCTTTTCAATTCGGCTTCAAAGGACCTAAACAAGAGATAGAGCCCGTACCAGGAAAACTTGTCCGTATCCCACCGATGCCATATCATTCAAAAGGCATAGGACTGTTAACAGCCCCACAATATATACCAGATCACACTTATACAGTGTACATGCGGATGGCGAAAGCTATATATGAACAGCTCGGCAGGACGTTGTTGATCGAATCCTGTTACCGCTCCAATGATTTTCAAGCTATTACATTTTTGAGAATACTAAAAATAAACAATTTTAACATACAGCAAACCATACAACGTGCTGCAATTCCAGGATATTCTGAACATACCACTCCTAGCCGCTTAGCATTAGATTTACAGAATGTAGACGGCTTTCCTACAGATGAAACTCCTCAAGATTTCCAGGATACCCTCGAATACAAGTGGCTGGGTGAAAATGCTGAATTGTTCGATTTTTATATGTCTTATCCTAAGGATAATCCATATGGGCTCATGTTTGAGCCTTGGCATTGGCGTCGTATCCCCAGTTAA
- the queA gene encoding tRNA preQ1(34) S-adenosylmethionine ribosyltransferase-isomerase QueA has translation MQVSDFDYVLPAELIANTPPEVRGTSRLLVVHRSNEKLEDAKYGDIVNYLNAGDVLVLNDTRVIKARLKVTKVNGASRELIVLERHSADTDWHKHKVMYRRKLTVGDKLTIGDAEIIVEEIVGQGIAVVSSSHDLLQLAEKYGSVPLPPYMHRDANDIDIERYQTVWAEQQGSVAAPTASLNMTDEILDRLRAKGVIIKTITLHVGLGTFLPIRVDELDKHTMHQEYFKIPKSTVEAIQHVKQNGNKVIALGTTVARTLEYAAEQLQQPAMDLKGEADIFIYPGYKFKTVDGLLTNYHAPKSTVLMLTAAFAGWPLLAQAYAHAISERYQFLSYGDSMIIL, from the coding sequence ATGCAAGTTTCCGATTTTGATTACGTGTTACCAGCAGAGTTGATTGCCAATACCCCACCCGAGGTGCGGGGTACGTCGCGACTCCTGGTTGTTCACCGGAGCAACGAAAAATTAGAAGATGCTAAATACGGTGATATCGTCAATTACCTGAACGCAGGTGATGTGCTAGTCCTAAATGATACGCGCGTCATAAAAGCTCGCCTCAAAGTAACTAAGGTGAATGGCGCCTCCCGTGAACTAATTGTTCTTGAGCGACATAGCGCCGATACCGATTGGCATAAGCATAAAGTCATGTACCGCCGCAAGCTTACTGTTGGCGATAAGCTTACTATCGGTGATGCGGAAATTATTGTTGAAGAAATCGTTGGCCAAGGCATTGCCGTCGTGAGCAGTAGCCACGACTTGCTGCAGCTGGCCGAAAAATATGGGAGCGTCCCCTTGCCTCCATATATGCACCGCGATGCGAACGACATTGACATTGAAAGGTACCAGACCGTATGGGCCGAACAACAAGGTTCGGTGGCAGCGCCAACTGCGAGTCTTAATATGACCGATGAGATTCTCGACAGGCTGCGTGCTAAAGGCGTTATTATTAAAACGATCACACTGCACGTCGGCCTTGGGACGTTTCTGCCGATAAGGGTTGATGAACTGGATAAACACACTATGCACCAGGAATATTTTAAAATTCCAAAATCAACGGTCGAAGCAATTCAGCACGTCAAACAAAATGGCAACAAAGTCATAGCCCTCGGCACAACCGTCGCGCGAACGCTTGAGTATGCCGCTGAACAATTACAGCAGCCTGCTATGGACTTAAAGGGTGAAGCCGACATTTTCATTTACCCCGGTTACAAGTTCAAGACGGTTGATGGACTACTTACCAATTATCACGCGCCGAAAAGTACCGTTCTGATGTTAACGGCGGCATTCGCCGGCTGGCCGCTACTAGCCCAAGCATATGCCCACGCCATTTCAGAGCGTTATCAGTTCCTAAGTTATGGTGACTCAATGATTATCCTATGA
- the tgt gene encoding tRNA guanosine(34) transglycosylase Tgt: MTNPNISFTIHDRLPGTLARTGTIHTPHGDIQTPAFIVGGTKATVKTLTVEQIKAFNGQAVLANTYHLMLKPGADVIRKAGGIHTFMNWTGPTYTDSGGFQVFSLGMAYKKGIDMTSHSQKGVSTTAVHSQGQLAKVTDDGVSFRSHIDGSLQRMTPESSMELQHAIGADIHMAFDELTSPLAGRDYIQRAMDRTHAWAERCLSSHIDLNAKHTAAGEPLQALFAVVQGGREADFRTQSASFLGSREFDGYGIGGVFEPGEIPTVVRWVSETLPEDKPRHLLGMGAQPADLFLGVEYGIDTFDCVAPTRQARNGALYTYDGRINILNRRFAEDFTALDQECDCYSCANYTSAYLHHLFKVDEILGFTLASIHNERFIIRTVDAIRQSITDGTFFKYKTSFLNRYYGENKAASFLH, encoded by the coding sequence ATGACCAACCCAAATATATCGTTTACCATACATGACAGATTACCCGGGACTCTAGCTCGTACCGGTACTATTCACACCCCGCACGGTGATATTCAAACGCCAGCCTTCATTGTCGGCGGCACGAAGGCGACCGTCAAAACGCTGACTGTCGAACAGATCAAGGCCTTCAATGGGCAAGCAGTACTAGCTAACACCTACCATTTAATGCTGAAACCCGGTGCCGATGTGATTCGAAAAGCTGGCGGCATACATACGTTCATGAACTGGACTGGTCCGACATACACCGATAGCGGTGGCTTTCAAGTCTTTTCGCTCGGAATGGCTTACAAAAAAGGTATCGATATGACGAGCCATAGCCAAAAAGGCGTCAGTACGACTGCCGTGCACAGCCAAGGCCAATTAGCCAAAGTTACTGACGATGGCGTGAGTTTCCGGTCGCATATCGATGGCAGTCTGCAGCGTATGACCCCGGAAAGCTCAATGGAGTTACAGCATGCAATCGGCGCTGATATTCACATGGCATTCGATGAACTGACGAGTCCACTAGCTGGGCGTGACTATATACAACGGGCAATGGACAGGACGCATGCCTGGGCCGAACGTTGTCTCAGTAGCCATATCGACCTTAATGCTAAACATACAGCCGCCGGAGAACCACTCCAGGCGTTATTTGCGGTTGTGCAAGGCGGCCGCGAAGCAGACTTTCGTACTCAGAGTGCCAGTTTTCTCGGAAGTCGTGAGTTTGACGGATACGGTATCGGCGGCGTATTCGAACCGGGCGAGATACCAACTGTTGTCCGGTGGGTGTCCGAAACACTACCCGAAGATAAACCGCGCCATCTGCTTGGCATGGGCGCTCAGCCTGCTGACCTGTTTCTGGGCGTCGAATACGGCATAGACACCTTCGACTGCGTAGCCCCGACCCGACAAGCACGTAATGGCGCACTGTACACCTACGATGGCCGTATTAATATTCTCAATCGGCGCTTTGCTGAAGACTTCACTGCCCTTGACCAAGAATGCGATTGCTATAGCTGTGCCAACTATACGAGCGCTTACCTGCACCATTTGTTTAAAGTCGACGAAATTCTCGGCTTTACGCTCGCGAGCATCCACAATGAGCGCTTCATAATACGGACGGTTGACGCGATCCGGCAGTCGATTACAGACGGCACATTTTTTAAATACAAAACTTCATTCTTAAACCGTTACTACGGCGAGAACAAAGCCGCATCATTCCTGCACTAG
- a CDS encoding queuosine precursor transporter — protein sequence MKNQYSTAFQICAALYVTILIVSNIASVKIVSIGPAVFDAGTILFPFAYILIGIINEVYGFKRLRQMLYIGIGMLLLTSLVFWIVGILPAAADWSGQSSYDATLGVVFRIIFASITAIAAGEFFSGYVQNRLKERLQGKYLWGRIIGASGLGSLVDTIIFSVIAFAGTMSGSTLLQLMATVWCIKLLVELVVSPITLRVIKELKKVEIASD from the coding sequence ATGAAAAATCAATATAGTACCGCTTTCCAAATCTGCGCCGCACTCTACGTCACCATATTGATCGTAAGTAATATCGCGTCGGTAAAAATAGTTTCAATCGGTCCAGCGGTTTTTGATGCTGGCACTATATTATTTCCGTTCGCATACATTCTCATTGGTATCATCAACGAGGTTTACGGCTTCAAGCGTTTACGTCAAATGTTATATATCGGCATCGGTATGCTACTGCTAACGAGCTTAGTTTTTTGGATCGTAGGTATTCTGCCGGCTGCAGCCGATTGGAGCGGGCAATCGTCATACGATGCTACTCTCGGTGTAGTGTTTCGGATTATTTTCGCCAGTATTACTGCGATCGCCGCCGGTGAATTTTTCAGTGGTTATGTACAGAACCGTCTTAAGGAACGCTTGCAAGGTAAGTACCTGTGGGGACGTATCATTGGAGCATCTGGGCTGGGCAGTTTAGTCGATACTATTATATTCAGTGTCATCGCTTTTGCCGGAACAATGAGCGGATCAACATTACTACAACTGATGGCAACAGTGTGGTGTATCAAACTCCTGGTCGAACTTGTTGTTTCGCCGATTACACTTCGTGTTATTAAGGAATTAAAAAAAGTCGAAATAGCTTCAGACTAG
- a CDS encoding AAA family ATPase, whose product MDTKLILLRGPSGAGKSTIARLLQKDSPRSILLIEQDYYRNTVLGGKPDEKSLVPEMVYENALTILSAGYDVIIEGIFRKQKYLPMFEQLMDNHAGENYMFYFDISFEETVRRHSTRSKATQFGRDEMQDWYDLAEPLSTKNEYIIKEASSLTESTKFIKKIALI is encoded by the coding sequence ATGGACACAAAGCTAATTCTACTCAGAGGCCCATCCGGTGCCGGCAAAAGCACCATAGCCCGTTTGCTACAAAAAGACAGTCCTAGAAGCATCTTACTTATAGAGCAGGACTATTACAGAAATACAGTTCTCGGTGGAAAACCGGATGAGAAAAGCTTAGTTCCAGAAATGGTATATGAAAATGCCCTGACAATTCTTAGCGCTGGCTATGACGTAATCATCGAGGGAATATTCCGTAAACAAAAATATCTGCCTATGTTCGAACAGTTAATGGATAACCATGCCGGTGAAAATTACATGTTTTATTTCGATATAAGCTTCGAGGAAACCGTCAGGCGTCACAGTACGCGCTCCAAGGCCACACAATTTGGCAGGGATGAAATGCAGGATTGGTATGATCTGGCAGAACCGCTAAGTACGAAAAATGAATATATCATCAAGGAAGCAAGCTCACTCACAGAATCAACAAAATTTATCAAAAAAATAGCACTCATATAA
- a CDS encoding NUDIX domain-containing protein has protein sequence MSLYNHALYQVATKALIYKGEKILVLITPDGYVDFPGGRVDESERDIPWTEALKREIAEELGENIVIDIGDTVFVSKRQYKIDTLQHIAAIFFRCTYVSGEVTLSEEHSDHVWLTAKELIDSKRKFLSEDERKQLSTLFSTI, from the coding sequence ATGTCACTCTACAATCATGCGCTTTATCAGGTAGCAACTAAGGCCTTAATATACAAAGGCGAAAAGATATTAGTGCTTATTACGCCTGATGGCTATGTGGACTTTCCTGGAGGCCGCGTAGACGAATCCGAGCGCGATATACCGTGGACCGAAGCACTAAAGCGTGAAATAGCGGAGGAGTTAGGCGAAAACATCGTTATAGATATAGGAGACACTGTTTTCGTATCGAAGCGGCAGTACAAAATAGACACATTGCAGCACATAGCGGCCATATTTTTTAGATGCACTTATGTGAGCGGCGAAGTGACGCTTTCTGAAGAACACAGTGATCATGTATGGCTTACCGCCAAAGAATTAATTGATTCAAAACGAAAGTTTTTATCTGAGGATGAACGAAAGCAGCTTTCTACTTTATTTAGCACAATTTAA
- a CDS encoding NUDIX hydrolase codes for MTDEESTRKQALADNVTHFATGIAVFRDSTLLVVRRAVEDDFLGGEWELPGGGVDAGETIEQGAIRELLEETSLAVDKIIETFESFDYATPKKPKVRQINYKVTVKSGDIKLEPTEHDAYRWVVAADIPGLKTNAVMQECLYNAFK; via the coding sequence ATGACAGATGAAGAATCTACACGCAAACAAGCCTTAGCTGATAACGTTACCCATTTCGCTACTGGTATAGCAGTATTCCGGGATTCTACACTATTAGTCGTACGCCGAGCCGTAGAAGATGATTTTCTTGGAGGAGAATGGGAGCTGCCTGGCGGCGGCGTAGACGCAGGAGAAACGATAGAACAAGGTGCAATTAGGGAATTGTTGGAAGAAACGAGTTTAGCGGTCGACAAAATTATTGAAACTTTTGAAAGCTTTGATTATGCAACGCCTAAAAAGCCTAAAGTCCGGCAGATAAATTATAAAGTCACAGTAAAATCAGGTGATATAAAACTAGAACCGACCGAACATGACGCCTATCGCTGGGTAGTTGCCGCAGATATTCCAGGTCTCAAAACAAATGCAGTCATGCAAGAATGCTTGTATAACGCGTTTAAATAA
- a CDS encoding TrmH family RNA methyltransferase: MLENPKDIVNIAAAMRNISAFGVEKLYVIGDNNIVKDFETSRSHKGLTNTSVGANKWVYVKQFDTAADCIAHLREDRYTIAVTSSHLKSKDNVYLYDETFTQKRLAVWFGNESKGISDEVAGEADMCIQVPMGGIVESLNLGTSTGIILSYISYQRLKYIYENDKATFKPKSIAASKMQSWHEFIKPHRD, from the coding sequence GTGTTAGAAAACCCGAAAGACATAGTAAATATTGCGGCTGCCATGCGAAACATTTCGGCATTTGGCGTTGAGAAGCTATACGTAATTGGCGATAACAATATCGTTAAGGATTTCGAAACGTCAAGAAGTCACAAAGGACTTACGAACACGAGCGTTGGAGCAAATAAATGGGTATACGTAAAGCAATTTGACACCGCTGCGGATTGTATAGCACACCTACGCGAAGATCGGTATACCATTGCCGTAACCTCCTCCCATCTCAAGAGCAAGGACAACGTATACCTATACGATGAAACATTCACTCAAAAGCGGCTAGCCGTATGGTTTGGCAATGAATCAAAGGGCATTTCGGATGAAGTAGCCGGTGAGGCAGACATGTGTATTCAAGTACCGATGGGCGGCATAGTCGAGAGCCTGAATCTCGGAACAAGTACCGGTATCATCCTAAGCTACATAAGTTATCAGCGCCTGAAATATATCTACGAAAACGATAAAGCAACTTTCAAGCCAAAGAGTATAGCTGCATCAAAAATGCAATCATGGCATGAGTTCATCAAGCCACATCGAGACTGA
- a CDS encoding MFS transporter translates to MTIKNKHKSWKLLLLASYAHNLGWGIYAPLYALYVLEIGGTNFDVSLLWSMYALIAGLLMIVFGRLENRKDYNPINMLVVGYGLFIIVAVGFLFVKNVHHYYILQCILALAMGIMTPATKATYSRAQVKGKEAGGWGMFDGGNYILMAIAAFSGGLLFKAGGFQAIFIAMICIQTGAMLLALNNKRLYA, encoded by the coding sequence ATGACAATCAAAAATAAACATAAAAGCTGGAAATTGCTACTCTTAGCTAGCTATGCGCATAACCTGGGTTGGGGTATATATGCACCGCTCTATGCGCTGTACGTTTTGGAGATTGGCGGTACGAATTTTGATGTCAGTTTATTATGGAGCATGTACGCACTCATCGCAGGTTTGCTGATGATAGTATTTGGGCGACTGGAAAACCGCAAGGATTACAATCCGATCAATATGCTCGTCGTTGGATACGGCCTATTTATCATTGTTGCCGTCGGTTTCTTATTTGTAAAAAACGTTCACCATTATTATATATTGCAGTGCATACTGGCTTTGGCTATGGGCATCATGACGCCGGCCACAAAGGCTACCTATAGTCGGGCGCAGGTCAAAGGCAAAGAGGCCGGCGGCTGGGGTATGTTTGACGGTGGGAACTACATACTGATGGCTATCGCAGCCTTCTCGGGAGGACTGCTGTTCAAGGCCGGCGGCTTTCAAGCAATATTCATAGCTATGATCTGCATCCAGACGGGTGCAATGTTGCTGGCACTCAACAACAAGCGTTTATACGCGTAA
- a CDS encoding YaaA family protein, whose translation MKILLHSSKSMKLASSTVHALTSPQYIEQATYLNQQLRRMNKTQLMTLMGVSGKIADTVKAHIDNWMDETAASAAALTFRGDIYSGLSAATWNKADAQFAQKHLVIVSGLYGLLRPYDQIKPYRLEMGYKFKLDNGMILDKFWENEIAQTLDTSDVYLNLTSKEYFKVVEKRLQRSRMLTPKFLTVNDKTSLPVFVTVHAKIARGSFANWLITNKIDDAKQIVKYDQLNYRYHKRLSTDTQPVFVCQQFGGLGLSIRLK comes from the coding sequence ATGAAGATACTATTGCATAGTTCCAAATCTATGAAGCTTGCATCGTCCACGGTGCATGCGCTGACTTCACCGCAGTATATTGAGCAGGCTACTTATCTGAATCAACAATTGCGCCGTATGAATAAAACGCAGTTGATGACGCTGATGGGAGTGAGCGGCAAAATCGCAGATACAGTCAAAGCGCACATAGACAATTGGATGGATGAAACTGCCGCGTCGGCTGCCGCGTTAACCTTTAGGGGCGATATCTATAGTGGTTTGTCTGCTGCGACATGGAACAAAGCCGATGCGCAATTCGCACAAAAACATCTTGTCATTGTTTCCGGATTGTATGGCCTGCTGAGGCCTTACGACCAGATCAAACCATACCGGCTTGAAATGGGATACAAGTTTAAACTGGATAATGGAATGATACTAGATAAGTTTTGGGAAAATGAGATTGCGCAGACGTTAGACACCAGCGACGTATATCTAAACCTCACTTCGAAAGAGTATTTCAAAGTTGTCGAAAAGAGACTGCAGCGTTCACGGATGCTAACCCCAAAATTCCTCACAGTCAACGACAAGACGAGTCTGCCGGTATTTGTAACAGTGCACGCCAAGATCGCCCGCGGATCTTTTGCTAACTGGCTCATCACTAATAAAATTGACGATGCGAAACAGATAGTTAAATATGACCAGTTAAACTACCGCTATCATAAACGCCTGAGTACCGATACGCAGCCCGTTTTTGTCTGCCAGCAGTTCGGCGGGCTCGGGCTGAGCATCCGGCTGAAGTAA